The Haliotis asinina isolate JCU_RB_2024 chromosome 16, JCU_Hal_asi_v2, whole genome shotgun sequence DNA segment gagggaaaaaataccttcgccttgagcaagcactagttgcgtggatatgtgtgctataatAATACATGTGGGATATCCTAtggtaaaataataataattgccCTATATTTTTCAACCAAATTGCCCTatattgaaaatgtattttatctGTTTGACAGACATCTCTAAATGCATGATAATGACATCTGTTATACCACAAGTTTGATCTGTAGGATATCCTATGATAtgatttttgacaaatgattcatGCAGAATTCCAACCATTTTTCAGAACATGGTTCCTTTATACAGGTGAGCTTGAGAGACTATGGATCTACTTGTCCGTGATTCTTTCCTGTCATACAACACAGAGCTAACCGTATGTAAGTCAAACAAGTGAATTGATAGCACAGCAGAACACTGTAAGGTCACTGCTGAAGCCCACTGCATGATCCAGTGCAAGCATACCCGTTGTTCAAGACTATTTGGCTCCAACATAGCAGCTGAACGTACCTGGTGATGTGTTGAATGTATTCTCCAGCATGGGGTGGTCAGGGTTGTGTTCAATGTCAACATGGAGGCTGGTGAGGAGTATTATCTTCTCCACCTTACTGAAACAAACTATGCTTAATATATACACCATGATAATTAACCTTGTTCAGTTCCAATAAAAGCCCACTTCATTCTGTCCAGCAAAAGTATTTTGGACTACAGAGAGTGAAGTGAGTTTGCTGTGCTTTGAACAATATGCCAGGTAATAAGGGGCAAAACCTTGGCAGATAAGGCACTGGCATGAAGTGGACTGAGTAATATCTCCAACACCTTTATGTCCTCAGATTTGATCATCAAAATCTTTCTCCCCCTGCTATACAGAGATTTGATCACAAACATCTCACTCACCCTTTAATACAGTGGATTATCACTAACATCTCAACCACCCTTCTATACAGAGATTTGATCACTAACATTTCACTCACATTGCTATACAGAGACTTGCTCACCAATGCCTCACATCCTCTATAGAGATATTTGATTGGTAACATCTCACTAGCCCTTCTACATAGAGATTTGATCACTAACAGCTCACTTACCCCTCTACATAGAGATTTGATCACCAATATTTCTCACTCACCCTTCTTATACAGAGGTTTGATTACTAactccattcgtaactacttgtgtcattccggcaagctgGATAgcgtctcgtacccctctcgtggaCATGTTTACGACTGAAtcctgtctaagcgcaaacTTGCATGAAGATGAAAACAGTCTAGTACCATTATTAATGGGAAACATAATTTCCAAACATGCCTCTAACAATATCCTACATCCTGtgggcaaaacagcaatacagtcattccctttgcaaatatgtttcgtTGTTGAAAGTTCATCCTTTACTTCAAAGTTTATGCTTACATTGTGTGTGGGCATAGGTTAgcaaagtttcaaagttcaacggttttcatgttttcaaatgCATTTTACTATGCACGATTTGATTagtttgccacgattcttggcaataatggcaTACGAGCagggtacgagtcttcttgtaggtcatggAGAGACGAGTAGTTATGAATGCACTAACTCCTCAATTCACCCTGCTATACAGAAATTCTATCATTAACCCCTCCCTCACCCTTCTTATACAGAGGTTTGATCATTAATCCGTCACTCACCCTGCTATAGAGGTTTGATCACtaaccactcactcattcttcttATACAGAGGTGTGATCATTAACACCTCACTCACCCTGCTTCTCACAGATTTGATCACTAACCCCTCACTCACCCTGCTTATAGAGCGATGATCACTAACCCCTCACTCACCCTGATATACCAATTTGATCACTAACATCTAACTCACCCTGCTATACAGAGGTTCATAATCTTCCTGGCAACATAGTGGCACTTGTCACCAGGCAGGTGAGTGTTGACCACTACCACAGAGAACTGAAAATATAGAGTCATGTGACAGTCATGTGGCATTAGATCATTACTGTAAAACTCAGAGTGACATAAATACAACATCATATCAAAGGTTTTTCTTTATTGCTGAACAAGCTGAGATTCAATCTTTGGTTATTCAACATCTTTTACCACCATAATAATCGATACACATATAACACCAATATTCAAGGTAATTAATCTGAGAATGAGACGAATATAGCTACACTGTACTCATACCTTCCATCAACACTGAGATCGTCACAAAGTCTTTGTTAAGGTAAGGATATTATGATTGTCTTAAAGTAAAGATGGCACTGAGGCCTTGGATGGAATGAGAAAACCTATTTTACAATAAACATTCCTGTACATTTAAACCAAGTTACCTTGAAGATCTTGGGATCATAAATTGCGTATCATGCTATTCTAATAAAGAACTAAGGATAACATATGATGATAGCAGACCAGGATTCTACTTGGACAACACTGTTGCATCCCATTGAACAATATACATGCTGATTACTTAAATAACAGAGTTAACCAGGTGGAACTGTACAGGTAATTTAAACACTGAACACATTCTGCAGCAAAAATAATGTCAGTATTCTCATATAACTATGTACTATAATGATGAACAAGTTGGCACCATTTATGTCAAACACAAAATGTGCTACCACAAAGTAAGTGTACTTATGTTATAATAGGTTTTACAAGTACTGTTCTGTTGTGAATTATACAGATAAACAAACAAGTCAGTCACTGCACTAAGAATCTAAATTGGAGCTACCAGAAAATAGAAGCCATCTCAAAATCAGATCAATCGTTTTGTGTCCTTTAGATTTCCTTGCAGTCATACAGACGTAATAACTGGTATATATTTTGGGTTGCGACAGATTGCTTAGTTTGAACTGAATATGATTTCTAGATAGGTGAAATCTCAATTTattaaaatacaatgtattgCCATCTCAAGACAACCATGCACTCTCAACGCACATTTGTCCTCTACCCTGAAAACCAGCATAACAAAACTGGTCAGACTTATCTGAGATGTGTTCTAACAAAATTGTGAAAAGGTGCTGTTACTATTAGCATCGACCGGAAGCAGCATCAGACAGCATCTCCAGAATTACCCACTCCCTTAACAGCTATCTCCTTATCCATGAATAAATCTAGTTGTTCAGGACATGCTGCAGACGTCAGCTGAGGACAATTCATAAGTACTAGCACTGAACCATTAAACTCAACACTGCAACAGTATCAGGAAAGGAATCGATCACTGTAGAATGTGTTCACACATTAGATGCAAGATGGTGCTGCCATGCTCAACTAATCTCAACTATCAACACTCCAGACAGTTCTATATGGAATCTCAACTGTAAATAAACTACCCAACATCACCAACTCAATCACTGATTCATGCACGTACATCTGATGTCAGTGTTTGAAAAAAGAGTCCACAGGACTGAGGCAGGTAGATTTTGTGTTGGGcttgttgttttgtatttgtacgGTCCTACTGGCCTACACTAAATGTATATGACTTATTTGTCACTAATATCAATGAGTGCATTCTATCAAATGGGGTTGTGAAAAGTCTTTCATGTTTTGGACCTATCCCTGCTATAATGACAGATCAGAAATTAGCAGAATGATGGCAATTTCAAATCTGGGTTACtatatgaaaaaatgaaaaataacgaCTTCTAGGTTCCAACAAAAAATTATGGCACTTGTGATTTTACAGTAACACAACAATAATGAAAAGGGTTTTGCACATCATCTTCTCGATTATGTTGAAAATTCACaccccaattgtgtagatcaatgctcatgccgttgaacactggattgtctggtccagacttgattattaccagactgtcaccatatagttggaatattgctgagtgtggcataaaactaaactcactcactcacaaccttGAAAGTGGCCATTGAGAACTTCATCTTTGTCATCCATCAACTTTTAAGTAATAACCGTCAAACAATTTATTAAAAATTAGATTTGCTTAAAATGGATTGATATGAACATTGGCTAAACAGACGGAAGAGAGTttcatggatgtcaacttcttcattaccATGAGCACAGTGTAACAGAGAATACTTACTCCTTCATTTATAGGTGTTGACATCTATAAAACTCTCTTCCCAAAGAGTATCACCtttaaatgccattcaaagacgtGACTGTAAATAGCATCCAAAATCCTAGCTTATGGTTATTATGTGTTTTCAAGCAGACGTTGCTAAGGCTTAGTCAGTGGAATTGTCTGGCATGTTTTCctagtttaaaatattcagaataaACAAGCAGCAAAGCAATTAACTATGAACATGAAAAAGTGCaattgtaaaacaagaaattgtgtgtgttttgcagCCATAAAACACTGGATTTTTACAGCTGGTGCCAGCCCGGACACATCTACATTGTTTAGTAGGTTACAACATACCGCGATGTATTACGTTCTGGAGGAAGACAAATGTAGCAAGCGCAACATCTGGTGTGGCAGTATATACTCAAATGTCAGTGCTATATTCGTGCAACAGTTTTACTGATAGCAAGAGAgttttatggatgttaacttcttTACTATGAAGTTGTTGAACTCTTCAAACCTCTAGCCTCCTGAATTAATTTCATCATAAGGTGtaaagagggtgggtgatttcaaacagttggTGTGTTGTTAAATAAGGGACAAGTGAAGCAGTATTTGCCCATTAATGCCACATAGGAATATGAACATTATTAACCAGAAATATCctgatattttcaaacatacagAGGTTAAGGCTGAGGTAAAcagaaataagggttttttttccTTGAGTTTACCTGAGTTAATTACTGACAGTTAAATAAGTTTCATATAAGAACCTGTATAATTCATTAAGTCAGCACCAACCAATTTTAATATTCTTATCTTTGAGATCTCTGATTTAACTGTGCTTAAAATTGCATATTTGCATCATTTATTgaattggagtgagtgagtgagtgagtgagtgagtgagtgagtgagtgagtgagtggctctTGAAGAAATAGCAAAATGTTGAGTGTGCAACGGTTCACCCAAACCGAGATTCGATTCAATTTTCAAgttaaaacatcagatttcattgaACTCTCAGAACACTGTAGGAAAGTTGCCAGAAAATTCTACTAGATTTTTTGCCAGTCCTTCCCGAGCAGGCAGTAATTTTCTACACTGCTTGGAGTTGTGCTTTTTTCGTGTGAAATTGTGAAATTCATTGTCGTCTTGGCAATGTCTACTAACAACAATTCTCACTGGATAATTAGCCTGGCGTCAACCAATTACATTTTGCCTAATATCAGTGCTTAAAACTGCTTGAATTGTAGTCAAAATTATGTTCTTGCAGTTCGGAAATACTTTAAGCaggtattcaaatatcaaatcaaattaGTGATAATGGTTACTGAAAAACAAATTTCAGATAACAGATTCGACTTTTGAGGAATCGAACTGAATTGTTGCAGCCCTACTAGACATAACTggttggtcaggcttggtgacgTGACACTGAATTGGTGTCTGTAGGGTTATTACAGTGACAAGTTCCATATAAAACCAAACGTgtcaaaatgtgacaaaatattcaacaataatTGTTTACCTCCTCAGCATCCTGTACAAAAGATCATTAAATCCTATAAAGTACCTTTTCTCATATCTTATGGCTTACACAAAGGTACCTTCAAATCAATTGGAAAGTCTTGTCAAGGCATTACTGAACATGTTTCTTCAGTATATGACTAGAGAAAATTTAGCATTGTATTAAAATGAAACGTCATTAAATCTCTAGTCTCAACTTGCACGAAACTTATTCATGAACTCACATTTAGCTAAGAAAATAATTAccattcaaaacaaacataacaacgAGGTCACGATTTGAAACATCATAATAATAATCTTTGAAAAAATAGACCTGTCTAATATTAGGTTAGTGTGACCTTGACCTAATATTAGGTCAGGGTGACCTTGACCCTTTACCTGTTCATATTTACAGTTGAGGACTTGGAGTGACTGGAATTCTTGTTCTGTAGGTTCAGGGGCCACATCTCGTACACATGCTGGTTTACAATTGACTATCTCAGGGACATCTAGGCTGTAGTACTCTTTACGCATATTGATTCCCAGTAGGGCACGGCTAGAAAAGAGGTTTTAATCATTTCACATtaactgtgtgagtgagtgagtgagtgagtgagtgagtgagcaagcgagtgagtgaaggagggagggagtgaggtCACTCCAGaccttgctgatttggttgtcTATGAAAATGGTTGTGTGGACCAGACTATCCTGATCTTACATTTGTTGAGTCATGTCTTCAAAAACATTGAATCTTCTAATATTTGGATAGAATTATTCTCCATGATGAGGCATCAACATAGTTATGGTAGGGACCATGGACCTTGAGTTAATACAATGAATTCTAAACTGACTTTGGCCACATTACATAGGTCTTCATTGCAGATGAATGAAGACAAAACATGTTCCTTGGTGTAGTTGTACAatgcaatcttagcgctaaggtgattgtaactcatACACcataacacagacttacgactggtGTAGTTAAGGTTCCTTGGTTTAGTTGTACCATGCAATCTTAGCGTTAAGGTGATAATAACTCATATACCataacacagacttatgactGGCGTAGCTAAGGTTGCTTAGTGTAGTTGTACAAtgcaatcttagcactaaggtgatcataccTCATATAccataacatagacttatgactggTGTAGCTAAGGTTGCTTAGTGTAGTTGTACAAtgcaatcttagcactaaggtgatcataccTCATATACCATAAGAGACTTATGACTGGAGTAGCTAAGGTTCCTTGGTGTAGTTGTACAATgcaatcttagtgctaaggtgatcgtaactcaaacaccataacatagacttatgactgaTGTAACTAAGGTTCCTTGGTGTAGTTGTACAatacaatcttagcgctaaggtgatcgtaactgaTATACCATGATACAGACTTATGACTGGTGTAGCTAAGGTTGCCTTGCGCAGTGGCACCCTGGTTACCATCACTTATCACAAGATTCCACAATGCTGACTGATATTGAAAGAGAATTATTGAATACTTGGAGTTACGAGTCTATACACCTCAACACTGCGACACTGATATTATGATCAGTGATCCATGTACCATAGAAAGATCAACTAATCAGGTCATACAGTCTGACCTCCTGTTGGTCCTTACCACCGGCACAGGTTGCAGGAATTCAATTCTAAAATGGAATATCCATGGTGGAAATCTCTCAAGGGATGATAACAAAGGAAATTATTGCATTGCTTTATGTAGCAGGCCTAGGTAGACTGGCAGTTACTAAAAGACATAAAAaatcataataataaaaattTTATCATCCCTGCCAAAAACCTCCAGGAGCCTGGAACAATTGTTACAGAGCTGgggcaatctagacttgtttgATCATTTTAGAATTGAATTTAGCTAATGTTTCGATTTATTCTCTAGGGTCAGACAAGGCAGCAGGGTACTCGAGTCATTAACATGGAGAGACATGTAATGAACGTGATAACGTGTCCAATGGGGAATGCTGAGTCAGCACATTCACCTCTGTTACAACTATCACTCAGCTAGTTCATCATTAGGGTCATCTAAGATTCAAAGTGTCCTTGACAGAGAATTGGGAAAAATAAAAAGCCAGGATTTTTCTAAAGTTCTTTGCTGTTTCCAGGGTTTCCTACTTCAATAATTTCAGAGATATTGTTACATTGTAATTTAGTTTTTCATTAATACATTAGAacaataaaatgtaaaacaaagaATTAAAGTCTTTTTCTCTTATAAAGTATCTGTGAAAGGTAGCCTAGGGGTCAAAAGGTTCCCAattctgggttcaattccccacatgggtacaatatgtgaaaatgtGCCCCAATGTgaaaatgctggaatattgccaaaagttgcataaaccatgctcactcactcactcaaccacctaCTCTGTCACTTAAAACTATCTGAAAATCAAGTCATCTCTGAAAGCAATAAATACAGCATTTACTAATATTTATGGTAACATAAATAGGGATCTTGTCATTTCAGTCTGCAATAATGTCATGTTTGCTGCACAGATGTAGAgctgaatagtgagtgagtgagtgagtgagtgagtgagtgagtgagtgagtgagtgagtgagtgagtttggttttacaccgcttttagcattattccagcaatatcatggcgggggacaccagaaaatgggcctcacacattgtacccatgtggggaatcgaacccggggcttcggtgtgacgagcgaacgctttaaacaccaggctaccccgccgcccctaGAGCTGAACAGGCATGTGTATGTACAATTGCATGCCCATGTGAATAGGTGCTAATGTAGGTCTTAGAGTGGTACTCCTCTGTGAAATAATACCTCAGTTTTATCTTGAATAACCTACAAATGGCCACAGTATAAATTGAACCAGCCAAGCAGTTCTTGTTGCATTCTCCTAACACTGAGATTCAGGCACAGAAACGACAAGTACCACATATAAAGTGTTTCTTCAAACAAGATATATAAGATAAGGATCAAACCTTAACATTCGGCTCTCCAGACAGTGTAGACTGCAGAGAAGGCCAGAAAAATTGTGAAATATCCTAAACTTTTgaataatataaaaaaaatgaagtttcTTAAGACTATCTTGAAAAGTGATTGCATTTCCGGGGTCTAATTTGGGGCTCCAAATATATAAAGGTcatgtaacaaatatatatagacATGATTCTGAGGTACCATGTAACCTTTTTGGGCTATGTCCTGTTTGGGTCCAGGTGAGAAAAGACTGACTTTGGAGCAGAGTTATATAAAATTTGAGTTAAAAAATTGTTTCTTAAGCGTGCGTCTTAAAATAGAACAAAATATACAAGGTGGGGCAAATTCATGCATTGTCACAAGAACAAATTTTAATGTAAAAAGCTTTAAAACAAATCAGCATTTAacttttcaaagtaaaataACACCATTAAATTAATATGTATCTTTATATGGGCCTTCATAAGCTATTGATTACACAACAAGTCTGTAAACCACataataacataaatatgttGTAGGTCACATATTTAACTAACAAAGTGGGATACGAGTAACGGCCAGGTGTAATGAGGTGTATATATTAACACAACCTGCCAGCTGCAGCTACATCTGTGTAAGCCAGGAATACAGTCTTCCTCAGGTGGAGCTCTCCAGTATCAGCAGCAGGATCCACTGTAGCCTTCAGGCTCTGTTCACCAGGCATTGTTGGACTTGCTTTGTTGTCTTCTGGCTGATGAAACAATCACTGTTTTAGGATTCTGAAACACAGATTACATTGTGTGATTGGTGGACTGACATAAGCGTGTTTGATATATTTACTGGTGACTGTCCCTAAATCTGATCTAATGCTGTGacgtttaacgctgcactcagaaattgacagtctgtaaataattgagtctcgacaaaacaatccagtgattgagatcATGAGCATATATCTGCACATCTGGGATATCCGGATAAGCTAACAATtaaacatgcatcaaccaagtcagacagcTTAACCTCCTAATTCTATTAGTCATGTTTATGACAAGTGTTCGATTAGTCTTTTCAGTCTATCACAGATTTGGTCACAGCAGATCAAGATACAAAATATCTGCAGTGATATAGGGGGTAttaattaaaggggcactgatgtggagcaatttccgtggactgttggtttcttttgtttttgtttttctcccatgagtacccggatgatatcccagaattcgtgactggtttgtgatctctgctgcgcctcccatatgcgcaattgataCTTTATGTGAAGACTGATCAaaaaagatgaagtcattttacttcgttattacgaaaacaaatcaaacaccttgaactttactcatctgccagtgatataaaaaaaatgttttgactgAAAAGTAACGAAGTCAGTGAAGGTCTTCATGttttgtcttataaacctaattagttccttgtcacatttgtgtGCATTTGGAAAGttaataaaaaaaccccacacggtctgcttcatcctcgatatctccagggtatacgttccgataagtctccactataccctggacgcatctacggctctgcccgataaatttattacctccctttgctggctccgccttctcacagtagccaatcagctaggccgccgttataaccgagcttgctagtgtcaacaaaggcagtggtcgcaactgcgaaggtttgctcgcagtgcgtcccaCATTTTagagaaatcatacaaacaaattgacaggtccgaaactttaaaacaacatatgcaagaacgccttctacctcttccagagaacctctgcatggtttctgttgccaagtataatcggttaaataattcaaaaaacgaaagtgagttgtgataaTGGTTCGCTCAACTTTCCAGCGTAGACACCcgactggatcaaaagacagtcaagggaggtaacaaatttatcgggcagagccgtagatgcgtccagggtatagtggagacttatcggaacgtatgccCTGGAGACATCGAGGAtgggtctgcttatacttacagtgaatttctaaTATGATTATAATACCTAAACATTGTTTAGATTGCaaacgtgaatcatatttcacacacaatcTCTTCGGGACCTAGTGCATATTTTCTGTGATAcggattctgctgaatgctacaagaaataaattaaaacaaaatgtgaatattaaatttaagacagaTGAAAGTTatggcaacaatgtcaggctattacctagTTCAGGAATgtgtccatcaatatccacataaaagaacgttatttcattcatctgcagctggtaaataatacTGATCTATGTCTTGTgactttcaacagtctaatatgccaAAAAAtgacacatcgtttgagaaattttcacactggtgtacatgtatacataatctcacaGGTCACCCAGGACAgtacacctggcaactaactgtaggatgtccgccattagttagccaatactgagcaacaatcagtcaatcaaggCAGTGGCAGTTAATTCTTtctaggaaggatgttgtttttacacacgT contains these protein-coding regions:
- the LOC137268626 gene encoding uncharacterized protein isoform X2 produces the protein MPGEQSLKATVDPAADTGELHLRKTVFLAYTDVAAAGSRALLGINMRKEYYSLDVPEIVNCKPACVRDVAPEPTEQEFQSLQVLNCKYEQFSVVVVNTHLPGDKCHYVARKIMNLCIAGKVEKIILLTSLHVDIEHNPDHPMLENTFNTSPVTSHPSLPSHTKICDPFLCTMIQMIQIEGIACNCLIIPGYRVSSGKANTEDGTHQMICLFQQTLEDLTNLRFDRQLSLNMLYRDSPDNEDDMVSLMYV
- the LOC137268626 gene encoding uncharacterized protein isoform X1, coding for MPGEQSLKATVDPAADTGELHLRKTVFLAYTDVAAAGSRALLGINMRKEYYSLDVPEIVNCKPACVRDVAPEPTEQEFQSLQVLNCKYEQDAEEFSVVVVNTHLPGDKCHYVARKIMNLCIAGKVEKIILLTSLHVDIEHNPDHPMLENTFNTSPVTSHPSLPSHTKICDPFLCTMIQMIQIEGIACNCLIIPGYRVSSGKANTEDGTHQMICLFQQTLEDLTNLRFDRQLSLNMLYRDSPDNEDDMVSLMYV